In Prosthecobacter debontii, the sequence GTTTAGAAAAAATCGGCTTATGGCATTATTTCTTGCACATAGAGGCGGCCGTGATTAAAAATCAATTTCCTATGAAAGTGATTGTCCTATCCTTAAGCATCGCGCTATTGAGCGTGTCCTGGGCGACCGCCGAAGATGCCTCGATTCCGCCGGAACTGGAAAAGCTCCGAGAAAGCTATCAGGCTGAAATTGCTCGATTGAATGAACCGGTGACGAAGCGTTACGCTGAATCCCTTGCCCGGCTGCAAGAGACTTACACACGGGCGGGGCAGTTGGACAAGGCGCTGGCGGTCAAAGGTGAATTGGACGAGCTTGTCCAGCAGCAGGTCAGGTCCAAGACGCGACTCAGTGAGAAAGACCTCGACGAATCCCGTTGGCTATGGGGGTCCGGCGGGACCTTGACGCTACACCGGCAGAATAAAGCGGCGCATACGGCGTGGTCGAGCACAGGCGTTTGGCGGCGAATCGGGGACCTGAAAGTGCTGGTCACCAAACCGGACGGCACCAAATTTACCCTCGTCTTTACAGACAGCGGGCTCACCTCGGGGCTGGCCACGTCAGAGACGGGCGGCAAAACCACCCTGACACGAGTCGTGAAGTAAGGTCTGGAATCTTATCTCGTCAGGATTCCCTAGACGGCCCTGACGACCCCCTCCGTTCCGAAGAGAAGAATTCAGACACCGCTCTGAGACTCAGCGCAGGCTCCACGAATCACCGAGCGATCCCCAGGTCTCAACGCGGCCAAACAGCGCATGACCATCGAAAACATTTACCCTCCGTTTGAAGGAAACCTCACGGACAGCCACGACGAACCGGGTCTCTTTGCCGTGACTGGCGGCGAGTTCCAGTTCAAGCCCGGCATGCCGATCTATGCCACCTCGCTTTTCCCGGATCCCGAGGGCCGGGGACCAGACGACTTGATCGGGCGCAAGGGGAAAACATGGCATGACTGCTATGTGCTGCCTTTGCAGGAATTTGCCAAGTCCGGCGCGCAAATCCTGCTCTATTTGGATTCCCGCTTGGAGCATCTTGCGGCCGACCTTCCCGCCAATGTGGCTGTGGTGGTCATGACTCAGCACCTTCCCGGTTATGACGCCATGCTGTGGCGTTATCTGGGGGCGGCCCATGGGGATGTTTTCTTCTGCGGCTGTGATGATTTACGTCATCCTCCCCTGGCGGACTACCTGCGGCTGATGAAATTCGATGTCATCCGCTGGCTGGCTCCCTGCGATATCGACCGTCACAAACTGTGTATTTTTCGGACGATCAAAGGCGGCTTTTACCTCCGGCCGCGAATCAAGAATATCGCCAGCATCCTGGCGGCTTTTTATGCCACAGATCCGATTCCAACGACGGTTTTGGGGAATCCTTTGTTCGGCAATGCCAAGGGACTTTATGGCTATGATGAAGTCTTCACATCACGCTTCTTTTACTACCGCTACGCCGAAAATCTGGCCACCATTGTCCTGCGGTTCAATGAGCCGTCCCTGTTTTTTGATTCCCTGGATCTGCCTTATCTCCGTTCAAAGAACAGCAAGGCCTCCGTGGTCTATGCCTTGCAGTGACCGGCCCTGATCTCCTGCAGGCAGAGATGCCCGCAGGGCGCGGCCACGCCACGGCAGCCCGTCACACAAAGTCGAACCGTGATGATGTCCGATTCCAACCCCGGCCTGATCTCCCTTTGCACCACGTGCAAAGGCCGCGCTCATCATTTGAAAGAGACACTGCCTCTCAACATGAGGGACAATGGGGATGACCCCGCCGTGGAGTTTCTGATCCTCGACTATGACTCGCCAGATGACCTGCAGGCCTGGGTCCACAGGGAACTGAAAAGCCAGATCGAAGCCGGGATCGTGACTTACCTTCGGCTGGAGGGGTATCCGGCATTCTCCATGCCACATTCCCGAAATGTCGCCTTCCGTGCGGCCAGGGGAGAGATCTTGTGCAATGTCGATGCGGACAACTTCATGGGGCCGGGTTTTGTCTCCTTTCTGCGGCGCTTCTTTGCGCAGCATCCAGAAGGCTTTCTCAGACCGCATGGGCCGCCTGGCACCAACGGCAGGATCGCCTGCCGTCGAAACCAGTTCATGGAGATCGGTGGTTATGATGAGAAGATGGGAGACGGCTGGGGGTATGAAGATGTGGACTTTGCCGCTCGGTTGAGTGCCGCAGGCTTCAAGGGCAAGCCCATGCCGGGCCGCTACCTCTCCGCCATTCCTCATTCGGATTCCATGAGATTGGAGTTTCAGACCGTGAAAATGAAGGAGGGGTGCAACAGGGAGCACCGAAGGCTGTCGAAGAAAAACATTGAGACTGGCCTTTGGAAGGCCAATGCCGGCAGCGGATTCGGCGTCGCCCAGGCACTGAAGAATTTCATCCATCCGATCGAGTTCACATAGAGGCTGTCTGAAAAGAGCCTAACAGCACGTCCAATCTCAAGGAGCGGCACTTGCCAAGTGCCGTGGGATAACATCAAGGAGCGGCACTTGCCAAGTGCCTTCAGTGGAAAGAAAGAACGCGGCATTCCCCAAGCCGTGACTTGGGCAAGTCACGCTCCNNNNNNNNNNNNNNNNNNNNNNNNNNNNNNNNNNNNNNNNNNNNNNNNNNNNNNNNNNNNNNNNNNNNNNNNNNNNNNNNNNNNNNNNNNNNNNNNNNNNNNNNNNNNNNNNNNNNNNNNNNNNNNNNNNNNNNNNNNNNNNNNNNNNNNNNNNNNNNNNNNNNNNNNNNNNNNNNNNNNNNNNNNNNNNNNNNNNNNNNNNNNNNNNNNNNNNNNNNNNNNNNNNNNNNNNNNNNNNNNNNNNNNNNNNNNNNNNNNNNNNNNNNNNNNNNNNNNNNNNNNNNNNNNNNNNNNNNNNNNNNNNNNNNNNNNNNNNNNNNNNNNNGCGGCACTTGCCAAGTGCCTTCAGTGGAAAGAAAGAACGCGGCATTCCCCAAGCCGTGACTTGGGCAAGTCACGCTCCTTGCGTGGGACTTTTCAGGCAGCTCAATCTCAAGGAGCGGCACTTACCAAGTGCCGTGGGATAACATCAAGGAGCGGCACTTGCCAAGTGCCGTGGGACGGGGTGTGAAGGCCCTCCAGGGAGATTTCCGCACTCAGCAGGACGGGAGATCAAGGCACCCTCCCACGACGTGGCTCACGGAGGCTGGAGAGCCATGAAGCTGATCCGCCAGTAAGCCTGCGGGGCAGGGGGCAGGTCTCAATCCAGGTCAACGGACCGGGCTGCGCCACTCGTTTTCGCCTTGGGCGACTTTGGCGTCTCCATAGCGCAGGGCATAGGGCGGGCGCAGCAGATCCCGCTCCGTGTCGTTACGGGCGAGGGGAAGAAATTTCCTGATCTGCTCGTAATCGCGCTGAGCCTGGCATGGCGGGCCGTAGCAATACTGAAGATTGCGGCGACGGTGAC encodes:
- a CDS encoding glycosyltransferase family 2 protein, translating into MMSDSNPGLISLCTTCKGRAHHLKETLPLNMRDNGDDPAVEFLILDYDSPDDLQAWVHRELKSQIEAGIVTYLRLEGYPAFSMPHSRNVAFRAARGEILCNVDADNFMGPGFVSFLRRFFAQHPEGFLRPHGPPGTNGRIACRRNQFMEIGGYDEKMGDGWGYEDVDFAARLSAAGFKGKPMPGRYLSAIPHSDSMRLEFQTVKMKEGCNREHRRLSKKNIETGLWKANAGSGFGVAQALKNFIHPIEFT